In one Ralstonia pickettii genomic region, the following are encoded:
- a CDS encoding efflux RND transporter periplasmic adaptor subunit produces MSEQTSSAHSGAHSGPHSGHLADGPPHHVVTVDPIEQVDRGPAMRRARWVVIVVVVLLALGAARTLVGRYYNAHALERQVSAQTSRYVSTIAPKPANANRELTLPGTLQGYVESPIYARTSGYVLRWFKDIGAHVDKGEVLALLDTPEVDQELNQAQATRNQAAARKALAQTSLARWQNLRQKDAVSQQELDERTSAANQAQADLAAADANVRRLQELQGFRRVVAPFAGVVTKRNVDVGTLVNAGNAGANRELFTLAQTDPLRIYLYVPQAYSQQVKVGQDVAVTLSELPGQTFHGTIARASGAIDATTRTMQVEVQLPNKDGRLLPGAYVQVAIKGKSSGDDAGANARGTFLVPTNTLLFRKEGPRIAIAENGRVDLRPVTIGRDYGRTVEVVSGLKATDALILNPADSIEQGEAVTIVAPAPASAPAASAPRAS; encoded by the coding sequence ATGTCTGAGCAAACATCCAGTGCCCATTCCGGGGCGCATTCTGGACCGCATTCGGGGCACCTCGCGGACGGCCCGCCGCACCACGTCGTCACGGTCGACCCGATCGAACAGGTGGACCGCGGCCCCGCCATGCGGCGCGCACGCTGGGTCGTGATTGTGGTGGTGGTGCTGTTGGCGCTGGGCGCCGCGCGCACGCTGGTGGGCCGCTACTACAACGCGCACGCGCTGGAGCGCCAGGTGAGTGCGCAGACCAGCCGCTACGTCAGCACCATCGCACCCAAACCGGCCAACGCCAACCGCGAACTGACGCTGCCGGGCACGCTGCAGGGCTACGTTGAATCACCCATCTATGCCCGCACCAGCGGCTACGTGCTGCGCTGGTTCAAGGACATCGGTGCCCACGTGGATAAAGGCGAAGTGCTGGCGCTGCTCGACACCCCAGAAGTCGACCAGGAACTGAACCAGGCGCAAGCCACGCGCAACCAGGCCGCCGCGCGCAAGGCGCTGGCGCAAACGTCGCTCGCGCGCTGGCAGAATCTGCGCCAGAAAGACGCCGTCTCGCAGCAGGAACTGGACGAGCGCACCAGCGCCGCCAATCAGGCCCAGGCCGACCTGGCCGCCGCCGACGCCAACGTACGCCGCCTGCAGGAGCTGCAAGGCTTCCGCCGCGTGGTGGCCCCGTTTGCCGGCGTGGTGACCAAGCGCAATGTCGATGTGGGCACGCTGGTCAATGCCGGCAACGCGGGCGCCAACCGCGAACTGTTCACGCTGGCGCAGACCGATCCGCTGCGCATCTATCTGTATGTGCCGCAGGCGTATTCGCAGCAGGTGAAGGTCGGGCAGGACGTGGCTGTCACGCTGTCCGAGCTGCCCGGCCAGACCTTCCACGGCACCATCGCGCGCGCCTCGGGCGCGATCGACGCCACCACGCGCACCATGCAGGTGGAGGTGCAGTTGCCCAACAAGGACGGGCGCCTGCTGCCCGGGGCGTACGTGCAAGTCGCCATCAAGGGCAAATCGTCCGGCGACGATGCCGGCGCCAACGCGCGCGGTACTTTCCTCGTGCCGACGAACACGCTGCTCTTCCGCAAGGAAGGCCCGCGCATCGCCATCGCAGAAAACGGCCGCGTGGACCTGCGCCCCGTCACCATCGGACGCGACTACGGGCGCACGGTGGAAGTCGTCTCCGGTCTGAAGGCGACAGACGCGTTGATCCTCAACCCGGCCGATTCCATCGAGCAAGGCGAAGCGGTGACCATCGTCGCGCCCGCGCCGGCTTCGGCACCGGCGGCATCGGCACCGCGCGCATCATGA
- a CDS encoding efflux transporter outer membrane subunit gives MDRPRLRITALAASLIVSLAGCSLAPTYERPAMDVPAQWQTEAPWRAAQPADAAPKGPWWQRFNDPQLDRLITQALQENQSLKVALSNLEQAQAQTRVARASLLPTITATNNDTRTRTSSERPLSSYTSPTMSTVQSDFVLRADVSYEADLFGRVRNTVANAAASEAQAGANVENFRLLLAAQVATTWYNLRETDAEIAVVQEGLALQRKALDFVTSRHQDGVASGLDLAQQQALVDSTATQAELLTKQRAQYEHALATLVGTPAPAFHIDPIPLQGTAPQIPVALPSDVIERRPDVAAAERGAAAANAQVGVARAAFFPSVMLNGGAGWESRDLALLFSAPTLLWSFGTQIAQTVFDAGRTRARVDFANAAYQGAIANYRQTVLGALQEVEDGLAGLQSLERAASQARHAVESARKVYDIAGARYEGGLATSLDVITAQQSLLNSQRAAVQILGQQMTTSVFLVKAVGGDWNHAIAAPIPTAQR, from the coding sequence ATGGACCGACCGCGACTGCGTATCACCGCGCTGGCGGCCTCGCTGATCGTCTCGCTGGCCGGCTGCTCGCTCGCGCCGACCTACGAGCGCCCCGCCATGGACGTGCCGGCACAGTGGCAGACCGAGGCTCCGTGGCGCGCTGCGCAACCGGCCGATGCCGCACCCAAGGGCCCGTGGTGGCAGCGCTTCAACGATCCGCAGCTCGACAGGCTGATCACGCAGGCGCTTCAGGAAAACCAATCGCTCAAGGTCGCGCTGTCGAACCTGGAACAGGCACAGGCACAGACGCGCGTGGCGCGTGCCAGCCTGCTGCCGACCATCACCGCCACCAACAACGACACGCGGACGCGCACCTCTTCGGAACGGCCGCTCTCGTCGTACACCAGCCCGACCATGTCCACCGTGCAGAGCGATTTCGTCCTGCGCGCCGACGTCAGTTACGAAGCCGACCTGTTCGGCCGCGTGCGCAACACCGTCGCCAACGCCGCAGCGAGCGAAGCGCAGGCCGGCGCCAATGTCGAGAATTTCCGCCTGCTGCTCGCCGCGCAGGTGGCCACCACCTGGTACAACCTGCGCGAGACTGACGCGGAAATCGCCGTGGTGCAGGAAGGTCTGGCGCTGCAGCGCAAGGCGCTCGATTTCGTCACCTCGCGGCATCAGGACGGCGTGGCATCGGGGCTCGATCTGGCGCAGCAACAGGCGCTGGTGGACAGCACCGCCACGCAGGCCGAACTGCTGACCAAGCAACGCGCGCAGTACGAACACGCGCTCGCCACGCTGGTCGGCACACCGGCGCCTGCGTTCCATATCGACCCGATTCCGCTTCAGGGCACCGCGCCGCAGATTCCGGTGGCGCTGCCTTCCGACGTGATCGAGCGCCGGCCCGATGTAGCGGCCGCTGAACGGGGCGCTGCTGCCGCCAACGCGCAAGTGGGTGTGGCGCGCGCCGCGTTCTTCCCGAGCGTGATGCTCAACGGCGGCGCCGGTTGGGAAAGCCGCGATCTGGCGCTGCTGTTTTCTGCGCCGACGCTGCTGTGGTCGTTCGGCACGCAGATCGCTCAGACGGTGTTTGACGCCGGCCGCACACGGGCGCGCGTGGACTTTGCCAACGCGGCTTACCAGGGCGCGATCGCGAACTACCGCCAGACGGTGCTGGGCGCGCTGCAGGAAGTGGAGGACGGTCTTGCGGGGCTGCAATCGCTCGAGCGTGCCGCAAGCCAGGCGCGCCATGCCGTGGAAAGCGCCCGCAAAGTCTATGACATTGCCGGCGCGCGCTATGAGGGCGGCTTAGCAACGTCCTTGGACGTGATCACCGCGCAGCAGTCGCTGTTGAACAGCCAGCGTGCGGCGGTGCAGATTCTTGGCCAGCAGATGACGACGAGCGTGTTCCTCGTCAAGGCAGTGGGCGGCGACTGGAACCACGCTATCGCCGCGCCAATACCGACAGCCCAGCGGTAA
- a CDS encoding N-acyl-D-amino-acid deacylase family protein, producing the protein MRPHRLPQCLLSALTLSLVLAGPARAAPAPEPVDILIRNGTVVDGRGGAPFVADVGIRHDRIVLVQPSAGGVQAKTVLDARGLVVAPGFIDPHTHAYHNLIAKDRHQNLPYLLQGVTTVVIGNDGIVLEGDGPDLDRIGPTLKALEANRIGTNVAMLVGHNAVRHRVMGDVARVPTAAELKAMQGVMEDGMRDGAFGMSTGLVYTPGVFAKTDEVVALAKTVAARGGIYDTHLRDEGNFRTGLVNAVKEALDIGQQSGIPIHISHIKALGVDSWGKSAEIISLIRQAQGNGMNVSASQYPYTASSTHIIPALVPGWARDGGNDALLKRLEDPATRARIATDMEKAMQQRNGPAAQVLISANPEYNGQSLEALGKKLGVSPVDAAISVIQHGGTNIVSFNMSDADLEAFMQQDFVVGGSDGIAGHPREAGTFARRIGEYVTRKHVMTLPFAVRQASARTAEIFGIKDRGTVQTGKFADLVVFDPATYADRASYEQPALPPVGVRWVLVNGAVAVADGKAVPEVLAGRALRK; encoded by the coding sequence ATGCGCCCACACCGTCTGCCGCAGTGCCTGCTGTCCGCCCTCACCCTGAGCCTGGTGCTTGCGGGTCCAGCCCGAGCCGCGCCGGCGCCTGAACCGGTCGACATCCTGATCCGCAACGGCACCGTGGTCGACGGCCGCGGCGGCGCGCCATTCGTGGCCGACGTGGGTATCCGCCATGACCGCATCGTGCTGGTGCAGCCCTCCGCCGGGGGCGTGCAGGCGAAGACGGTGCTCGACGCGCGCGGGCTGGTGGTCGCGCCGGGCTTTATCGATCCGCATACGCACGCCTATCACAACCTCATCGCCAAAGATCGGCATCAGAACCTGCCCTACCTGCTGCAGGGGGTGACGACGGTGGTGATCGGCAACGACGGCATCGTGCTCGAAGGCGACGGGCCGGATCTCGACCGCATCGGGCCGACGCTCAAGGCGCTGGAAGCCAATCGCATCGGCACCAACGTGGCCATGCTGGTGGGCCACAACGCCGTGCGCCACCGCGTGATGGGCGACGTGGCCCGTGTACCCACCGCTGCAGAACTCAAAGCCATGCAGGGCGTGATGGAAGACGGCATGCGCGACGGCGCCTTCGGCATGTCGACGGGCCTCGTCTATACGCCAGGCGTGTTCGCCAAGACCGACGAGGTGGTCGCGCTGGCCAAGACCGTGGCCGCGCGTGGCGGCATCTACGACACGCACCTGCGCGACGAGGGCAACTTTCGCACCGGCCTCGTCAACGCCGTGAAGGAGGCGCTCGACATCGGCCAGCAGTCGGGCATCCCGATCCACATCTCGCACATCAAGGCGCTCGGTGTGGATTCGTGGGGCAAGAGCGCCGAGATCATCAGCCTGATACGGCAGGCGCAGGGCAACGGCATGAATGTATCGGCAAGCCAGTATCCGTACACTGCGTCGAGCACGCACATCATTCCGGCGCTGGTGCCGGGCTGGGCACGCGACGGCGGCAACGACGCGCTGCTCAAGCGGCTGGAAGACCCCGCCACGCGGGCGCGCATTGCCACCGACATGGAAAAGGCCATGCAACAGCGCAACGGGCCGGCGGCGCAGGTGCTGATCTCCGCCAACCCCGAATACAACGGGCAGTCGCTCGAGGCGCTGGGCAAGAAGCTCGGCGTGAGCCCCGTCGATGCGGCCATCAGCGTGATCCAGCACGGCGGCACGAACATCGTGTCGTTCAACATGAGCGATGCCGACCTGGAAGCGTTCATGCAGCAGGACTTTGTCGTGGGCGGCTCCGACGGTATTGCCGGACACCCGCGCGAAGCCGGCACCTTCGCGCGCCGCATTGGCGAATACGTCACGCGCAAGCACGTGATGACGCTGCCGTTTGCCGTCCGCCAGGCCAGCGCCCGCACGGCCGAAATCTTCGGCATCAAAGATCGCGGCACCGTGCAGACGGGTAAGTTTGCCGACCTGGTCGTCTTCGACCCCGCCACGTACGCCGACCGTGCGAGCTATGAACAACCGGCGTTGCCGCCTGTGGGCGTGCGCTGGGTGCTCGTCAACGGCGCGGTGGCCGTGGCAGATGGCAAGGCGGTGCCGGAGGTGCTGGCAGGGCGGGCGCTGCGCAAGTAA
- a CDS encoding RidA family protein: MTDIQRLHTNARMSQIVIANGIVHLAGQVPDVDFKSVTEQTNNILERIDALLAEAGVDKTRLISANIWLTDAKHFAELNAAWEAWVPAGHAPTRACVQSGLMRRGIDVEIAVTALAKG; the protein is encoded by the coding sequence ATGACCGACATCCAACGCCTCCACACCAACGCCCGCATGAGCCAGATCGTGATCGCCAACGGCATCGTGCATCTGGCAGGGCAAGTACCCGACGTCGATTTCAAGTCGGTCACCGAGCAGACCAACAACATTCTCGAGCGCATCGACGCCCTGCTGGCTGAAGCGGGTGTCGACAAAACGCGACTGATTTCCGCCAACATCTGGTTGACCGACGCCAAGCACTTCGCCGAGCTGAACGCCGCGTGGGAAGCCTGGGTGCCGGCCGGCCACGCGCCCACGCGCGCCTGCGTGCAGTCGGGCCTGATGCGCAGGGGCATCGATGTGGAAATCGCCGTCACGGCGCTGGCCAAGGGTTAA
- a CDS encoding NAD(P)/FAD-dependent oxidoreductase: MRFDTLVLGAGIVGVSVAVHLQKRGRAVALVDRRAPGFETSFGNAGLIQREGVYPYAFPRDLSTLLRYAGNTSADVHYHPGDLPRLLPFLWQYWRNSHPTRHAAIARAYAPLIAHSVSEHRALAEAAGATHLIRPSGWIKVFRNAATQDKETRNVERWQREYGVAFEALDPARLRTVEPHLDTSLLGGLRYTEADSVSDPNALVTAYAKHFEQLGGRLFEADANTLTPNAPWLLQTKEGELRADNVVIAMGPWADVLTSRLGYSLPLAVKRGYHMHYAPAHGAQLNHPVLDADGGYVLAPMARGIRLTTGAELAHRDAPKTPVQLNAVEPIARKLFPLAERVDAEPWLGARPCTPDMLPIIGPAPHHPSLWFAFGHAHHGLTLGPITGRLIAEMMTGETPTVDVRPFRAQRFWDSAR, encoded by the coding sequence ATGCGCTTTGACACCCTTGTGCTGGGTGCCGGCATTGTCGGCGTATCGGTGGCGGTGCATCTGCAGAAACGCGGGCGCGCCGTCGCGCTGGTGGACCGCCGTGCGCCGGGCTTTGAGACGTCGTTCGGCAATGCCGGGCTGATCCAGCGCGAGGGTGTGTATCCGTATGCGTTTCCGCGCGACCTGTCGACGTTGTTGCGTTATGCGGGCAACACGTCGGCGGATGTGCATTACCACCCGGGCGATCTACCCCGGTTGCTGCCGTTCTTGTGGCAGTACTGGCGCAACTCGCACCCGACGCGGCACGCGGCGATTGCACGTGCGTATGCGCCGCTGATCGCGCACAGCGTGAGCGAGCACCGCGCGCTGGCCGAAGCCGCCGGTGCCACGCATCTGATCCGGCCCAGCGGCTGGATCAAGGTCTTCCGCAACGCTGCCACGCAGGACAAGGAAACCCGCAACGTCGAGCGTTGGCAGCGCGAATACGGCGTCGCGTTTGAGGCGCTGGACCCGGCGCGCTTGCGCACGGTTGAGCCGCATCTGGACACATCGCTGCTCGGCGGCCTGCGCTATACAGAAGCGGATTCCGTGAGCGACCCGAACGCGCTGGTCACGGCCTACGCAAAGCATTTCGAGCAACTCGGCGGCCGCCTGTTTGAAGCCGACGCCAACACGCTGACGCCCAACGCGCCGTGGCTGCTGCAAACGAAGGAAGGCGAGCTGCGCGCCGACAACGTCGTCATTGCCATGGGCCCCTGGGCGGACGTCCTCACCTCACGCCTGGGCTACAGCCTGCCGCTGGCCGTCAAGCGCGGGTATCACATGCACTACGCGCCCGCGCACGGTGCGCAGTTGAACCATCCCGTGCTTGATGCCGACGGCGGTTATGTGCTGGCACCGATGGCGCGCGGCATCCGGCTGACGACCGGCGCGGAACTCGCACACCGCGATGCACCGAAGACGCCCGTGCAGCTCAACGCCGTCGAGCCCATCGCCCGCAAGCTCTTTCCGCTGGCCGAACGTGTGGATGCGGAACCCTGGCTTGGCGCCCGCCCCTGCACGCCCGACATGCTGCCGATCATCGGGCCTGCTCCGCACCATCCAAGCCTGTGGTTTGCGTTCGGGCATGCACACCATGGCCTGACGTTGGGCCCGATCACCGGGCGATTAATTGCGGAAATGATGACGGGCGAGACACCGACCGTAGATGTTCGCCCGTTCCGTGCACAACGCTTCTGGGATTCAGCGCGCTAG
- a CDS encoding NAD-dependent succinate-semialdehyde dehydrogenase, whose product MAFSFDQLRQTGLVRTDNLIEGQWVDGTDGARFAVTDPATGSLIANVPDSGVADARAATDAAARAFPAWRDRLPAERAAILRRWHAAIVANADALGRLISLEQGKPFAEGRGEVMYGASYVAWFADEATRIYGDLIPQQQRGKRMSAVKEPVGIVAAITPWNFPLAMIARKIAPALAAGCTVVAKPAEDTPLTALALAQLAQEAGLPPGVLNMISASRERGIEAVADWLHDSRVRKITFTGSTPVGKYLAHESAGTLKKLSLELGGNAPFIVFDDADLDAAITGLLAAKFRNGGQTCVCPNRVYVQAGVYERFGAMLAERVSALKVAPATDPDAQIGPMINARAVDKIERHVQDAVANGARVLAGGKRLPDVGEHFYAPTVLADAHSSMALCGEETFGPVAPLFRFVDEAEAVQAANDTPFGLASYFYTQDIRRIERVSRALEAGIVGINEGALASEAAPFGGVKESGYGREGSKYGLDDYLSIKYLCQGGLN is encoded by the coding sequence ATGGCTTTCAGCTTCGACCAACTCCGCCAGACGGGGCTCGTGCGCACCGACAACCTGATCGAGGGCCAGTGGGTGGACGGCACCGACGGCGCACGCTTTGCCGTGACGGACCCGGCCACCGGCAGCCTCATCGCCAACGTGCCCGATAGCGGCGTTGCCGACGCGCGTGCCGCCACCGACGCGGCAGCCCGCGCCTTTCCCGCGTGGCGCGACAGGCTGCCTGCCGAACGCGCTGCCATCTTGCGCCGCTGGCACGCGGCCATCGTTGCCAATGCCGACGCGCTGGGGCGGCTGATTTCTCTGGAGCAGGGCAAGCCGTTTGCCGAAGGGCGCGGCGAGGTCATGTACGGCGCCTCGTACGTCGCCTGGTTTGCCGACGAGGCCACGCGCATCTACGGCGACCTGATCCCGCAGCAGCAGCGCGGCAAGCGCATGAGCGCCGTCAAGGAGCCCGTCGGCATCGTGGCGGCCATCACGCCGTGGAATTTCCCGCTGGCGATGATTGCGCGCAAGATCGCGCCGGCGCTGGCGGCGGGCTGCACCGTGGTCGCCAAGCCGGCGGAAGACACGCCGCTCACGGCGCTCGCGCTGGCGCAGCTTGCGCAGGAGGCCGGGCTGCCGCCGGGCGTGCTGAACATGATCTCGGCCTCGCGTGAGCGCGGCATCGAGGCCGTGGCCGATTGGCTGCACGACAGCCGCGTGCGCAAGATCACCTTCACGGGCTCGACGCCGGTGGGCAAGTATCTGGCGCACGAATCGGCGGGCACGCTAAAGAAGCTGTCGCTGGAGTTGGGCGGCAACGCGCCGTTCATCGTGTTTGACGACGCGGACCTTGATGCGGCCATCACGGGTTTGCTGGCGGCCAAGTTCCGCAACGGCGGCCAGACGTGCGTGTGCCCCAACCGCGTCTACGTGCAGGCCGGCGTGTATGAGCGCTTTGGCGCCATGCTGGCCGAGCGGGTTTCCGCGCTGAAAGTCGCGCCCGCCACCGATCCGGATGCGCAGATCGGCCCGATGATCAACGCCCGCGCCGTCGACAAGATCGAACGCCACGTGCAGGACGCCGTTGCCAACGGTGCGCGCGTGCTGGCCGGGGGCAAGCGCCTGCCGGACGTTGGCGAACACTTCTATGCGCCCACCGTGCTGGCCGACGCCCATAGCAGCATGGCCCTGTGCGGCGAAGAGACGTTCGGCCCCGTTGCGCCGCTGTTCCGCTTCGTCGATGAAGCCGAAGCCGTGCAGGCCGCCAACGACACGCCGTTTGGGCTCGCCTCGTACTTCTACACGCAGGACATCCGCCGCATCGAGCGTGTATCGCGCGCGCTGGAAGCGGGCATCGTCGGCATCAATGAAGGCGCGCTCGCCAGCGAGGCGGCGCCTTTTGGCGGCGTGAAGGAATCGGGCTACGGCCGCGAGGGCTCCAAGTACGGGCTCGACGATTACCTGTCGATCAAGTATCTGTGCCAGGGCGGGCTGAACTAG
- a CDS encoding tartrate dehydrogenase has translation MTRKTYRIAVIPGDGIGREVMPEGLRVLEAAARRFGISLETQYIDWASCDYYQQHGQMMPDDWKQQLQGMDAILFGAVGWPATVPDHVSLWGSLLKFRREFDQYINLRPVRLFEGVPCPLANRKPGDINYYVVRENTEGEYTSLGGIMYEGTDREIVIQESVYSRKGAERLLKFAFDLAQSRQRKHVTLATKSNGIAISMPWWDKRAEEVAQNYPDVTLDKQHIDILTARFVLQPGRFDVVAATNLFGDILSDLGPATTGTIGLAPSANLNPDRTFPSLFEPVHGSAPDIYGKNIANPIAMIWSGALMLDFLTQGQGAGRAAHDAIVAAIETVLKEGPRTPDLGGTANTTQVGEAIAAHLG, from the coding sequence ATGACCCGCAAGACTTACCGGATCGCCGTGATCCCCGGCGACGGCATTGGCCGCGAAGTGATGCCCGAAGGCCTGCGCGTGCTCGAAGCGGCCGCGCGCCGCTTCGGCATCAGCCTCGAGACCCAGTACATCGACTGGGCCAGTTGTGATTACTACCAGCAGCACGGCCAGATGATGCCGGACGACTGGAAGCAGCAACTGCAAGGCATGGACGCCATCCTGTTCGGCGCGGTCGGCTGGCCGGCCACCGTGCCCGATCACGTTTCGCTGTGGGGCTCGCTGCTCAAGTTCCGCCGCGAGTTCGATCAATACATCAACTTGCGCCCCGTGCGCCTGTTTGAAGGCGTGCCGTGCCCGCTCGCCAATCGCAAGCCCGGCGACATCAACTACTACGTCGTGCGCGAGAACACCGAAGGCGAGTACACATCGCTCGGCGGCATCATGTACGAAGGCACCGACCGCGAGATCGTGATCCAGGAATCGGTCTACTCGCGCAAGGGCGCAGAGCGGCTACTGAAGTTCGCGTTCGACCTCGCACAGAGCCGCCAGCGCAAGCATGTGACGCTCGCCACCAAGAGCAACGGCATCGCCATCAGCATGCCGTGGTGGGACAAGCGCGCGGAGGAAGTCGCGCAAAACTACCCGGACGTCACGCTCGACAAGCAGCACATCGACATCCTGACCGCGCGCTTCGTGCTGCAGCCGGGCCGCTTCGACGTGGTGGCTGCCACTAATTTATTCGGCGACATCCTGTCCGATCTTGGCCCGGCCACCACCGGCACGATCGGGCTGGCGCCTTCCGCCAACCTGAACCCCGATCGCACGTTCCCGTCGCTGTTCGAGCCCGTGCACGGCTCGGCGCCGGACATCTACGGCAAGAACATCGCCAACCCGATTGCAATGATCTGGTCGGGCGCCTTGATGCTGGACTTCCTCACGCAAGGGCAGGGCGCGGGGCGTGCGGCGCACGACGCCATCGTCGCGGCCATCGAGACCGTCCTGAAAGAAGGCCCGCGCACACCGGACCTGGGCGGCACTGCCAACACCACTCAGGTGGGCGAGGCGATTGCCGCGCACCTGGGTTGA
- the hpaI gene encoding 4-hydroxy-2-oxoheptanedioate aldolase, with the protein MTNAMQTPALNRPNSFKAALAAKQRQIGFWLAMSDPYLAEVSATAGFDWLLIDSEHAPNDVRTILAQLQAVAPYRAEPIVRPYSGDPALIKRLLDIGARTLLVPMVDTAEQARDLVRAVRYPPFGIRGVGSAVGRASRWSARTDYLQVADDEACLLVQAETVIALQNLEAICAVDGVDGVFIGPADLAASMGHRGNAGHPEVQAAIDNAMRTIIASGKAAGTLTSDPVLARHYLELGCTFVATGIDILLFANGARKLARDFIAPQTA; encoded by the coding sequence ATGACCAACGCAATGCAGACGCCCGCGCTTAACCGACCGAACAGTTTCAAGGCCGCGCTGGCCGCCAAGCAACGCCAGATCGGTTTCTGGCTGGCGATGAGCGATCCGTACCTGGCGGAGGTGAGTGCCACGGCCGGCTTCGATTGGCTGCTGATCGACAGCGAGCACGCTCCGAACGACGTGCGCACGATCCTCGCGCAACTGCAGGCCGTGGCGCCGTACCGTGCCGAGCCCATCGTGCGGCCGTACAGCGGCGATCCCGCCCTCATCAAGCGCCTGCTCGACATTGGCGCACGCACGCTGCTGGTGCCGATGGTGGATACGGCGGAACAGGCGCGCGATCTCGTGCGTGCGGTGCGCTACCCGCCGTTCGGCATTCGTGGCGTGGGCAGCGCGGTAGGCCGTGCATCGCGTTGGAGCGCCCGCACCGACTACCTGCAAGTGGCTGATGACGAAGCCTGCTTGCTCGTGCAAGCCGAAACCGTGATCGCTCTGCAGAACCTCGAAGCCATTTGCGCCGTGGATGGCGTGGACGGCGTCTTCATCGGCCCGGCCGATCTGGCCGCGTCGATGGGCCATCGCGGCAATGCCGGCCATCCGGAGGTGCAGGCCGCCATCGACAACGCCATGCGCACGATCATCGCGTCGGGCAAGGCAGCCGGCACGCTCACATCCGACCCCGTGCTCGCACGCCACTACCTGGAACTCGGCTGCACCTTTGTCGCCACCGGCATCGACATCCTCCTGTTCGCCAACGGCGCCCGCAAGCTCGCGCGAGACTTCATCGCGCCGCAAACCGCCTGA
- a CDS encoding MFS transporter encodes MQDTSQGGPRSKVRWVVAGLMWAAIAINYIDRTVLSAAAPHIQKEFHLSAVEMGVVMSAFFWSYALLQLPAGILADRFGQKKVLGFAVLWWSVATALTGLANGFKSLVGLRVALGIGEAGAYPSSAGITGRWFPKQERATVAAIFDSGSKLGSAVALPLIAWLLVMFDWKITFAVTGGLGIVWAVVWWAVFKETPEAHKGVNAAELAHIQRGLPPARKDEPKVPWTKLLTHRNIWAMCIGFFMINYNSYFFITWLPTYLVKERGMGLMQMGLMASLPLFVSMFVEVFAGWASDRVYASGKLSLTATRKLFLIIGLVMASSIGLAAFAQSAVVAVILLCVAKSGTTVAASQVWALPADVAPGNNVSMVAGLQNSVSNIGGVVGPIVTGAIVGATGSFIPALVFSAALIGLAILNYLFLLGKVEPISFEPTPETHHSHDQRNADARA; translated from the coding sequence ATGCAGGACACGTCACAAGGCGGCCCGCGCTCGAAAGTGCGCTGGGTTGTCGCCGGCCTCATGTGGGCGGCGATTGCCATCAACTACATCGACCGCACCGTGCTGTCGGCCGCCGCGCCGCACATCCAGAAGGAATTCCACCTGAGCGCGGTGGAAATGGGCGTCGTCATGTCGGCGTTCTTCTGGTCGTATGCGCTGCTGCAGTTGCCGGCCGGCATTCTGGCCGACCGCTTCGGGCAAAAGAAGGTGCTCGGGTTTGCGGTGCTGTGGTGGTCTGTTGCGACGGCGTTGACGGGCCTGGCAAACGGTTTCAAGTCGCTGGTGGGCCTGCGTGTGGCGTTGGGCATCGGCGAGGCAGGTGCGTATCCGAGCAGCGCGGGCATCACGGGGCGCTGGTTCCCCAAACAGGAACGCGCCACGGTGGCGGCCATTTTCGATAGCGGCTCAAAGTTGGGTAGCGCCGTCGCCTTGCCGCTTATCGCGTGGCTGTTGGTGATGTTCGATTGGAAGATCACCTTTGCCGTGACAGGCGGGCTGGGCATCGTGTGGGCAGTGGTGTGGTGGGCGGTGTTCAAGGAAACGCCCGAAGCGCACAAAGGCGTGAACGCCGCTGAGTTGGCCCACATCCAACGCGGCCTGCCGCCAGCCCGCAAGGATGAACCCAAGGTGCCCTGGACGAAGCTGCTTACGCACCGGAACATCTGGGCGATGTGCATCGGCTTCTTCATGATCAACTACAACTCGTACTTCTTCATCACGTGGCTGCCGACGTACCTCGTCAAGGAACGCGGCATGGGCCTGATGCAGATGGGCCTCATGGCGTCGCTGCCGCTGTTCGTCTCGATGTTCGTGGAGGTGTTCGCGGGCTGGGCGTCGGACCGCGTGTATGCGTCGGGCAAGCTTTCGCTCACGGCCACGCGCAAGCTGTTCCTTATCATCGGTCTCGTGATGGCGTCGAGCATCGGGCTGGCGGCGTTCGCACAGTCGGCCGTTGTGGCAGTCATCCTGCTGTGCGTCGCGAAGTCTGGCACGACCGTGGCGGCGTCGCAGGTGTGGGCGCTTCCGGCGGATGTGGCGCCGGGCAACAACGTGTCGATGGTGGCGGGCCTGCAGAACAGCGTGTCGAATATTGGAGGCGTGGTCGGCCCGATCGTCACCGGCGCCATCGTGGGTGCCACGGGCTCGTTCATTCCGGCGCTGGTGTTCTCCGCCGCACTGATCGGCCTCGCGATCCTGAATTACCTCTTCCTGCTCGGCAAGGTGGAACCCATCAGCTTCGAGCCCACTCCTGAAACACATCATTCGCATGACCAACGCAATGCAGACGCCCGCGCTTAA